Proteins encoded by one window of Vitis riparia cultivar Riparia Gloire de Montpellier isolate 1030 chromosome 11, EGFV_Vit.rip_1.0, whole genome shotgun sequence:
- the LOC117924955 gene encoding pentatricopeptide repeat-containing protein At4g32430, mitochondrial, translating into MITRHPPFKILHRVVQQRSVQFKNFHSSKYVHQPLDQSPHTTIASLNRSMLTALRGNLSLEALDLFKKQLQWGFLGNIDQVTVAIVLKACCGNSKLGCQIHAFAISSGFISHVTVPNSLMNMYCKAGLFDRALVVFENLNNPDIVSWNTVLSGIQRSDDALNFALRMNFTGVAFDAVTCTTVLAFCSDHEGFIFGFQLHSRILKCGLDCEVFVGNALITMYSRCCRLVEARRVFDEMRNKDLVSWNAMLSGYAQEGNSGLEAILVFLEMLREGMKLDHVSFTGAISACGHGKEFELGRQIHSLAVKIGYDTHVKVCNVLISTYSKCEDIEDAKLVFESIIDRNVVSWTTMISISEEDATSLFNEMRRDGVYPNDVTFVGLIHAITMKNLVEEGQMIHGVCVKTSFLSELNVSNSLITMYAKFESMSDSMKVFEELNYREIISWNSLISGYTQNGLWQEALQTFLSVLMESRPNEFTFGSALSSIASAESISMRHGQRCHSHILKLGLNTNPIVSSALLDMYAKRGSICESLGVFSETPLKNEVAWTAIISAHARHGDYEAVMNLFKEMEREGVKPDSITFLAVITACGRKGMVDTGYQLFNSMVKDHLIEPSPEHYSSMVDMLGRAGRLKEAEEFVGQIPGGAGLSVLQSLLGACRIHGNVDMAKRVADNLIEMEPMGSGSYVLMSNLYAEKGEWEKVAKIRKGMRERGVRKEIGFSWVDVGDADGSLYLHGFSSDDKSHPQSEEIYRMAETLGLEMKFLEKERKRKRVFVTT; encoded by the coding sequence ATGATCACTCGCCACCCGCCTTTCAAAATTCTTCACAGAGTAGTCCAACAACGGTCAGTACAATTTAAAAACTTCCACTCATCTAAGTATGTACACCAACCGCTCGACCAAAGTCCTCACACAACCATTGCCTCCCTCAACCGTTCCATGCTCACAGCTCTACGCGGAAATCTTAGCCTTGAAGCTCTTGACCTCTTCAAGAAACAGCTTCAATGGGGTTTCTTGGGCAACATCGACCAGGTTACAGTTGCAATTGTGCTTAAGGCTTGCTGTGGCAACTCAAAACTCGGGTGTCAGATTCATGCGTTCGCAATTTCCTCTGGGTTCATTTCTCATGTCACGGTTCCAAATTCTCTGATGAACATGTATTGTAAAGCTGGACTATTTGATCGAGCGTTGGTTGTGTTTGAGAATCTGAATAATCCCGATATTGTTTCTTGGAACACCGTCCTTTCAGGGATTCAGAGGAGCGATGATGCGTTGAATTTTGCTCTTCGGATGAATTTCACTGGAGTTGCGTTCGATGCGGTGACATGTACCACTGTTCTTGCCTTTTGTTCTGACCATGAAggatttatttttggatttcagTTGCATTCACGTATACTAAAATGTGGGTTAGATTGCGAAGTCTTTGTTGGGAATGCCCTTATTACAATGTATTCGAGATGCTGTCGTCTAGTGGAAGCCAGGAGAGTGTTTGATGAAATGCGCAATAAAGATTTGGTTTCATGGAATGCAATGCTCTCAGGGTATGCCCAAGAGGGAAATTCTGGATTAGAGGcgattttggtttttcttgaaaTGCTAAGAGAAGGAATGAAGCTTGATCATGTCTCATTTACAGGTGCAATTTCAGCTTGTGGCCATGGAAAAGAGTTCGAGCTTGGGAGACAAATACATAGTTTGGCTGTGAAAATTGGATATGACACCCATGTTAAGGTTTGTAATGTTTTGATTTCAACGTATTCGAAGTGTGAAGACATTGAAGATGCAAAGTTGGTGTTTGAGAGCATTATTGATCGTAATGTAGTCTCCTGGACAACCATGATTTCAATAAGTGAAGAAGATGCCACGTCTCTCTTCAATGAGATGAGAAGGGATGGTGTTTATCCAAATGATGTTACATTTGTTGGATTAATTCATGCCATAACAATGAAGAATTTGGTGGAAGAAGGCCAGATGATTCATGGGGTTTGTGTGAAGACAAGCTTTTTGTCAGAACTGAATGTTTCCAACAGCCTAATCACCATGTATGCTAAATTTGAGTCCATGAGTGACTCAATGAAGGTTTTTGAGGAGCTTAACTACAGAGAAATCATATCATGGAATTCTTTGATCTCAGGATATACCCAAAATGGACTGTGGCAAGAGGCGCTACAAACATTCTTGTCAGTGCTAATGGAGTCCCGGCCAAACGAATTCACATTTGGCAGTGCATTGAGCTCCATTGCCTCTGCCGAATCCATCTCTATGAGACATGGGCAAAGGTGCCACTCTCATATACTAAAACTCGGCTTAAACACCAATCCAATTGTCTCGAGTGCACTCCTTGACATGTATGCAAAGCGTGGGAGCATTTGTGAATCTTTGGGAGTTTTCAGTGAAACCCCTCTGAAAAATGAAGTTGCTTGGACAGCAATAATCTCTGCCCATGCAAGGCATGGAGATTATGAAGCAGTAATGAATTTGTTCAAGGAGATGGAGAGGGAAGGAGTAAAACCTGACTCTATCACTTTCCTTGCTGTAATAACAGCATGTGGGCGAAAGGGGATGGTTGATACAGGCTACCAGCTTTTTAACTCAATGGTGAAAGACCATTTGATTGAACCGTCACCGGAGCATTATTCTTCTATGGTGGATATGCTAGGCCGAGCAGGACGACTAAAGGAGGCAGAGGAATTTGTGGGTCAGATCCCTGGAGGAGCAGGATTATCTGTATTGCAGAGCTTGCTTGGGGCTTGTAGGATACATGGGAATGTTGATATGGCTAAAAGGGTAGCTGATAATTTGATTGAGATGGAGCCAATGGGGTCAGGCTCGTATGTGTTGATGTCAAACTTGTATGCAGAGAAGGGGGAATGGGAAAAGGTAGCAAAAATAAGGAAAGGGATGAGAGAAAGGGGAGTGAGGAAGGAAATAGGATTTAGTTGGGTGGATGTGGGTGATGCTGATGGTTCCTTGTATTTGCATGGGTTCTCCTCAGATGACAAGTCCCACCCTCAGTCTGAGGAGATATATAGGATGGCGGAAACACTGGgattagaaatgaaatttttagagaaggagagaaagaggaagagagtCTTTGTAACAACATGA
- the LOC117924525 gene encoding NHP2-like protein 1, with translation MTGAGEAVNPKAYPLADAQLTITIMDLIQQAANYKQLKKGANEATKTLNRGISEFVVMAADTEPLEILLHLPLLAEDKNVPYVFVPSKQALGRACGVTRPVIACSVTSNEGSQLKSQIQQLKDAIEKLLI, from the exons ATG ACAGGTGCAGGTGAAGCAGTAAATCCAAAAGCATACCCACTTGCGGATGCGCAACTCACCATAACTATTATGGATCTCATTCAACAAGCTGCCAACTACAAGCAGCTCAAAAAGGGCGCTAATGAAG CAACCAAAACCCTCAATAGGGGTATCTCTGAGTTCGTAGTTATGGCTGCTGACACGGAGCCCCTTGAGATCCTACTCCATCTTCCTTTGCTTGCTGAGGATAAG AATGTGCCTTATGTATTTGTCCCTTCAAAGCAAGCACTTGGCCGAGCATGTGGAGTCACAAGGCCTGTCATTGCCTGTTCGGTGACTAGCAATGAGGGAAGCCAACTGAAATCTCAAATACAACAACTCAAG GATGCCATTGAGAAGCTCTTGATCTGA